One stretch of Nitratiruptor tergarcus DSM 16512 DNA includes these proteins:
- the nusB gene encoding transcription antitermination factor NusB, translating to MATRHQAREAVIGLLYAYDLGNPEIKKFAEDILEEKKIRNKQREFALGLFKGAVEHLEAIDEAIKKHLESWDMERVGHIERAILRLGGYELLYTDLDPAIVINEAVELAKKLGTDQSPKFINGVLDAIAKEAKDGSKKA from the coding sequence ATGGCAACGCGTCATCAAGCACGAGAAGCGGTTATTGGGCTTTTGTATGCCTATGATTTAGGTAATCCCGAAATTAAGAAGTTTGCTGAAGATATTTTGGAAGAGAAAAAGATCCGCAATAAGCAAAGAGAGTTTGCTTTGGGGCTTTTTAAAGGAGCGGTAGAGCATCTTGAAGCGATCGATGAAGCGATTAAAAAACATCTTGAGTCTTGGGATATGGAAAGAGTGGGGCATATAGAGCGAGCAATTTTGCGCTTAGGTGGCTATGAACTGCTCTATACCGATCTCGATCCTGCTATTGTTATCAATGAAGCAGTAGAGCTAGCCAAAAAGTTAGGAACCGATCAGAGTCCAAAATTTATCAACGGTGTTTTGGATGCTATTGCAAAAGAGGCAAAAGATGGAAGCAAGAAAGCTTGA
- the kdsA gene encoding 3-deoxy-8-phosphooctulonate synthase has translation MILIAGPCVIESQEQLEIIATDLKKYHKSEQIDFYFKASFDKANRTSLDSYRGPGLEKGLEMLAKIKEDFGYKILTDVHESYQVPRVAEVADVIQIPAFLCRQTDLLVAAAKTKKIVNIKKGQFMHPEDMKYSVLKVLKTRGIETADYESSKKAGIWLTERGTTFGYRNLVVDMRSLVIMREFAPVIFDATHAVQMPGGAGGKSSGNKEFVAPLSRAAAAVGVDGFFFETHYDPTCALSDGPNMVTPSELEAIVEDIFKIKTVLEEKK, from the coding sequence ATGATTTTGATAGCAGGACCATGTGTTATTGAGAGCCAAGAGCAGTTAGAGATAATTGCTACTGATCTTAAAAAATACCATAAGTCGGAGCAAATTGATTTCTATTTCAAAGCCAGTTTTGACAAAGCTAATAGAACAAGTCTTGATAGCTACAGAGGTCCAGGTCTTGAAAAAGGGCTAGAGATGCTAGCTAAAATCAAAGAGGATTTTGGCTACAAGATCCTCACAGATGTGCATGAGAGCTATCAGGTGCCTAGAGTAGCTGAGGTAGCAGATGTGATTCAGATTCCAGCATTTTTGTGTCGCCAAACAGATCTGCTTGTAGCTGCTGCAAAAACAAAAAAAATCGTCAATATCAAAAAGGGACAGTTTATGCACCCTGAGGATATGAAATATAGTGTTTTAAAAGTCCTTAAAACTAGAGGCATTGAAACAGCAGATTATGAATCAAGTAAAAAAGCTGGTATATGGCTCACTGAGAGAGGTACAACCTTTGGATATAGAAATTTGGTAGTGGATATGCGCAGTTTAGTTATTATGCGAGAGTTTGCTCCAGTTATTTTTGATGCGACTCATGCAGTGCAGATGCCAGGGGGAGCAGGAGGAAAAAGCAGCGGGAATAAAGAGTTTGTAGCACCTCTTTCACGCGCTGCAGCTGCTGTTGGAGTAGATGGATTTTTCTTTGAAACTCATTATGATCCAACATGCGCTTTGAGTGATGGACCAAATATGGTTACGCCAAGTGAGCTTGAAGCAATAGTAGAGGATATTTTTAAGATTAAAACAGTTTTAGAGGAGAAAAAATGA
- a CDS encoding Uma2 family endonuclease yields the protein MEARKLEHYAYQDYLEIDKNTKERVELIFGRIYMMAGASAKHQDVVLNIAITLRNESKCKPRVAPYDLKLQCSFDSSVEPINVVQPDVMLFCEDEKLPCAIFEVLSPSTASKDKTDKLALYECAGIKEYFIVEPEYKVVERFVLEGKKYRFDANYTQNMKMWIECIGKEVDVSAFFEGVE from the coding sequence ATGGAAGCAAGAAAGCTTGAGCATTATGCTTATCAAGATTATCTAGAAATTGATAAGAATACAAAAGAGCGAGTAGAGCTTATATTTGGGCGTATCTACATGATGGCAGGAGCTAGTGCAAAGCATCAAGATGTTGTATTAAATATTGCCATTACACTTCGCAATGAAAGTAAATGCAAGCCTCGCGTAGCTCCGTATGATTTGAAACTACAATGCAGTTTTGATTCCAGTGTAGAGCCAATCAATGTAGTTCAACCAGATGTGATGCTTTTTTGTGAAGATGAAAAGCTTCCATGTGCTATTTTTGAAGTATTGAGTCCCTCAACTGCTTCCAAAGATAAAACGGACAAATTGGCTTTGTATGAGTGCGCCGGGATTAAAGAGTATTTTATCGTGGAGCCTGAATACAAGGTTGTAGAGCGGTTTGTTTTGGAAGGAAAGAAGTATCGATTTGATGCAAACTATACGCAAAATATGAAGATGTGGATTGAGTGTATCGGCAAAGAGGTGGATGTGAGTGCTTTTTTTGAAGGAGTGGAATGA
- a CDS encoding M16 family metallopeptidase, whose product MSAELKHIEIKGVKIPVIYEKDTNLPIAGLQIVFQKSGSIEDGELPGLAKMSAKMLSQGTKSLGNVGFAKKLEERAVRFSVTTGVETMVMEVSSLKEELKNAIELVKKIFVEPNLTPKALEQVKTTTLGYLSRKKKDYDYIASINLKKILFAGTPLQNPSDGTQESIQKISLQNIEEFLQKHLVLKRAIVVVGGDLEFSEAKKLIQELLEPLAVGKSEPLPFYEASSKQQEIVQKEKETKQAYIYFGSPYNERVTSDDLHLSRLAMFILGTGGFGSRLMEEIRVKRGLAYSAYSMARINKSHSYFTGYLQTKLESADEAKKLVKEVIADFVAKGATQKELESAKKFLLGSEPLRNETLSQRLSRAFHEFYTGKPLGYSKEELKKIEKVTLSELNDFIKKHSEIEKLSFSIVTQ is encoded by the coding sequence ATGAGTGCAGAGTTAAAGCACATTGAGATAAAAGGTGTAAAAATTCCAGTTATTTATGAAAAGGATACCAATTTACCTATAGCTGGGTTACAAATAGTTTTTCAAAAGAGTGGAAGTATTGAAGATGGGGAACTGCCAGGTCTAGCAAAAATGAGTGCAAAGATGCTGAGTCAAGGCACCAAAAGTCTTGGTAATGTAGGATTTGCTAAAAAACTTGAAGAGCGTGCAGTTCGTTTTAGTGTTACCACTGGTGTAGAGACTATGGTAATGGAAGTAAGCTCTCTCAAAGAGGAGTTGAAAAACGCAATTGAGCTTGTAAAAAAGATTTTTGTCGAGCCAAATTTGACTCCAAAGGCCTTAGAGCAGGTGAAAACAACTACACTTGGATATCTCTCTCGCAAAAAGAAAGATTACGACTATATTGCAAGTATCAATCTTAAAAAGATTCTCTTTGCAGGTACGCCTCTGCAAAATCCAAGTGATGGAACCCAAGAGAGTATTCAAAAAATATCACTCCAAAATATTGAAGAGTTTTTGCAAAAACACTTGGTGCTCAAAAGAGCAATTGTAGTAGTGGGGGGAGATCTTGAGTTTTCCGAGGCAAAGAAGTTAATTCAAGAGCTTTTAGAACCACTTGCAGTTGGCAAAAGCGAGCCATTGCCTTTTTATGAGGCAAGTAGCAAGCAGCAAGAGATAGTTCAAAAAGAGAAAGAAACAAAGCAAGCTTATATCTATTTTGGAAGTCCATATAATGAGCGGGTAACAAGTGATGATTTGCATCTCTCTCGCTTGGCAATGTTTATTTTAGGAACTGGTGGCTTTGGAAGCAGGCTCATGGAGGAGATTCGTGTCAAAAGAGGCCTAGCATATTCAGCTTACTCTATGGCGCGTATCAACAAAAGTCATAGCTACTTTACTGGATATCTTCAAACTAAACTTGAGAGTGCAGATGAAGCGAAAAAACTTGTCAAAGAGGTTATTGCTGACTTTGTTGCAAAAGGAGCAACACAAAAAGAGTTGGAGAGTGCGAAAAAATTTCTTCTGGGAAGTGAGCCTCTACGCAATGAGACACTCTCACAAAGACTGAGTCGCGCATTTCATGAATTTTATACTGGCAAGCCTCTTGGGTATTCTAAAGAGGAGCTTAAAAAGATTGAAAAAGTCACTCTATCTGAGCTTAATGATTTCATCAAAAAACATAGTGAAATAGAAAAACTGAGTTTCTCCATCGTTACACAATGA
- a CDS encoding dehypoxanthine futalosine cyclase translates to MRLSKKDAIDLIKNADLIELGQMALAKKRELHPKKITTFIVDRNINYTNICWVDCDFCAFYRKSKDEDAYILSYDEIDQKIEELLEIGGTQILFQGGVHPKLKIDYYEDLVEHIHKKYPEITIHGFSAVEISYIAKVSKLSFKEVLQRLKAKGLSSIPGAGAEILSDRVRDIISPKKLSSQEWLDIHQAAHEVGMKTTATMMYGTVESDEEIVEHWEKIRDLQDKTGGFRAFIMWSFQPHNTALQKKGIVTHKTSSNRYLRLLAVSRLFLDNFKNIQSSWVTQGSHIGQMALLYGANDLGSTMMEENVVKAAGAQNRMNQEEMIRLIKDIGEIPAKRNTAYEILEVYE, encoded by the coding sequence ATGAGATTATCAAAAAAAGATGCGATTGATTTAATTAAAAATGCAGACTTAATTGAGCTTGGGCAGATGGCCTTGGCAAAAAAGAGAGAACTGCATCCCAAAAAAATCACCACATTTATTGTTGATCGCAATATCAATTATACTAATATCTGCTGGGTAGATTGCGATTTTTGCGCATTTTACAGAAAGTCAAAAGACGAAGATGCCTATATTTTAAGCTATGATGAGATTGATCAAAAAATAGAGGAGCTTTTAGAAATTGGTGGAACGCAGATCCTCTTTCAAGGCGGTGTCCATCCAAAGCTGAAGATTGACTACTATGAAGATCTAGTTGAGCATATCCACAAAAAATATCCTGAGATTACTATCCATGGATTTAGTGCCGTAGAGATTAGCTATATTGCTAAGGTAAGCAAGCTGAGCTTCAAAGAGGTTTTACAGCGCCTCAAAGCTAAGGGGCTCAGTTCTATTCCAGGTGCTGGAGCAGAGATCTTAAGTGACAGGGTGCGAGATATCATTAGCCCGAAAAAACTAAGCTCCCAAGAGTGGCTCGATATCCATCAAGCTGCTCATGAAGTGGGAATGAAGACAACGGCAACGATGATGTATGGAACAGTGGAGAGTGATGAAGAGATAGTAGAGCATTGGGAGAAGATCAGAGATCTTCAAGATAAGACGGGTGGATTTCGTGCCTTTATCATGTGGAGCTTTCAGCCACACAATACAGCGTTACAAAAAAAAGGAATCGTAACCCACAAAACAAGCTCTAACCGCTATTTGCGGCTTCTTGCAGTAAGTAGGCTCTTTTTAGATAATTTTAAAAATATCCAGTCTTCTTGGGTAACACAGGGAAGCCATATAGGTCAAATGGCACTCCTTTATGGTGCAAATGACCTTGGTTCAACAATGATGGAAGAGAATGTGGTAAAAGCAGCAGGCGCGCAAAACAGGATGAACCAAGAGGAGATGATACGACTCATTAAAGATATCGGTGAGATTCCTGCAAAGCGCAATACGGCCTACGAGATATTGGAGGTCTATGAATGA
- a CDS encoding prepilin-type N-terminal cleavage/methylation domain-containing protein, whose translation MKKAFTLIEIIFVIIIIGIISAIGSDIIFKAYENYILSQHVSEAAYKTDLAIEQIAKRLTYRIRGSESTLQFGNASYPHTLAITTKYPILQWIGYEWEARRGSYNGSFNQPGWSGFIDLSDANTSKASVKTRGSRLDYAQKIIQALHGIDISQHNNNCAIFFPVPNADESILKDYYSSSGTTNKLRIYIGSSNDILYFEDTTSPKEIYEHYYLACSAYALVPEGNPGDYNLTLYYDYQPWMGQTYKNGKKSVLITNLTKFNFRRLDRAIELKLCARSGKGDYNTTFCSAKVVF comes from the coding sequence ATGAAAAAAGCATTTACGCTCATTGAAATCATCTTTGTTATTATTATCATAGGTATTATCTCTGCTATAGGAAGCGATATTATTTTTAAAGCCTATGAAAACTATATTCTCTCTCAACATGTCTCAGAAGCTGCATATAAAACAGACTTAGCAATTGAGCAGATTGCAAAAAGACTCACCTATCGCATACGCGGGAGTGAGTCGACTCTTCAATTTGGTAATGCCTCTTATCCTCATACTCTAGCAATCACTACAAAGTATCCCATTTTACAATGGATTGGCTATGAGTGGGAGGCACGACGCGGATCTTATAATGGATCTTTTAACCAGCCAGGATGGAGTGGCTTTATAGATCTAAGTGACGCAAATACCTCCAAAGCCTCTGTAAAAACAAGAGGGAGTAGATTAGATTATGCACAAAAAATAATTCAAGCATTGCATGGCATAGATATATCGCAACATAATAATAATTGTGCTATTTTTTTCCCAGTACCAAATGCAGATGAAAGCATCTTAAAAGATTACTACTCCTCATCTGGTACAACGAATAAACTACGCATATATATAGGCAGTTCCAACGACATACTCTATTTTGAAGATACAACAAGTCCAAAAGAGATCTATGAACACTACTATCTTGCCTGTAGTGCCTATGCACTTGTTCCAGAAGGAAATCCAGGAGATTATAATCTTACACTCTACTATGACTATCAGCCTTGGATGGGGCAGACCTATAAAAATGGGAAAAAAAGCGTACTTATTACCAATTTAACAAAATTTAACTTTCGTAGACTCGATAGAGCCATAGAGCTCAAACTCTGCGCTCGCTCTGGTAAAGGCGACTACAATACAACATTTTGTTCAGCAAAGGTGGTTTTTTGA
- a CDS encoding prepilin-type N-terminal cleavage/methylation domain-containing protein, whose translation MKRSFSLLELIFAIVVISIVMMAIPGIFTQTTSSIEEIIKKEAVFYAYFQNGNILTYRWDENSKIQDYNTSYTVALNTKGGDNELKATKVNNPNYRIGAVSRQIDLSRFASDTLGLESGESFADDIDDFNNKVITVKKEQDDFIVDMNIKTKISYLQDSSDYTQTNLSFSHLSPSLDTSSLSTNLKLIETNVTDPHNKTILIMRAFACNNGQPILQHRIFQ comes from the coding sequence GTGAAGCGCTCTTTTTCGCTTTTAGAACTCATTTTTGCCATTGTTGTCATATCTATCGTTATGATGGCAATTCCTGGTATTTTTACACAAACAACATCTTCTATTGAGGAGATAATCAAAAAAGAGGCTGTATTTTATGCCTATTTTCAAAATGGCAATATTCTCACATATCGATGGGATGAGAATAGTAAAATTCAAGACTACAACACCTCTTATACCGTTGCACTTAACACCAAAGGTGGAGACAACGAACTTAAAGCTACAAAAGTCAACAACCCAAACTATCGCATCGGAGCAGTTTCACGACAAATTGACCTCTCACGCTTTGCAAGTGATACATTGGGTTTGGAGAGTGGGGAGAGCTTTGCAGATGATATAGATGATTTCAATAACAAAGTTATTACAGTTAAAAAAGAGCAAGATGATTTTATTGTTGATATGAATATAAAGACTAAAATCTCCTATTTACAAGATAGTAGTGACTATACTCAAACAAATCTCTCTTTTTCTCATCTCTCTCCCTCACTTGATACGAGCTCTCTTTCCACAAATTTAAAATTGATTGAAACTAATGTCACAGATCCCCATAATAAAACAATACTTATTATGCGCGCTTTTGCATGTAATAATGGCCAGCCTATTTTACAGCATAGGATTTTCCAATGA
- the ribH gene encoding 6,7-dimethyl-8-ribityllumazine synthase has product MRVIEGKLRLDGSEKVAIIASRFNHIITDRLVEGAKDAFLRHGGDEDNLDLILVPGAFELPFALDKVLSAQKYDGVCCLGAIIRGSTPHFDYVAAEATKGIANTTLKYQKPVTFGVLTTDTIEQAIERAGSKAGNKGFEAMTGLIELIDLYKGL; this is encoded by the coding sequence ATGAGAGTTATAGAGGGAAAACTACGATTAGATGGAAGTGAAAAAGTTGCGATTATTGCAAGCAGATTCAATCATATCATCACAGATAGATTGGTTGAAGGGGCAAAAGATGCCTTTTTGCGGCACGGAGGGGATGAAGATAATTTGGATCTTATTTTAGTTCCTGGCGCTTTTGAGCTTCCTTTTGCTTTGGATAAAGTATTGTCAGCACAAAAATATGATGGAGTCTGCTGTCTTGGAGCAATTATAAGAGGCTCAACGCCCCATTTTGATTATGTGGCAGCAGAAGCCACCAAAGGTATAGCCAATACAACACTTAAATACCAAAAACCGGTGACTTTTGGCGTCTTGACGACCGATACAATTGAGCAGGCGATTGAGCGAGCAGGGAGCAAAGCTGGTAATAAAGGGTTTGAGGCTATGACTGGGCTTATAGAATTAATTGATCTTTACAAAGGGCTTTAA
- the recG gene encoding ATP-dependent DNA helicase RecG, protein MNEKLRKAGIKDILELALFTPASYHDYRIKDFIDFEEQLFEVQILKKQKLQKLQKYQAYAKNIQKEIALIFFRTSSYHDYTFIEGATLYISGKIKKSFGELQLIQPQKIANYKVGKIFPSYKIKIRSDIFEELKSHYLTKENLQNTGLPEDIYERLLKIHYPDEELYRGFKRHGGFYGKYLEALKFTEAFRYMKGLKIKRIYYPSVCKIETNLEPFYEQLPFTPTSDQRKALEDAKSDLAKSIAARRVIVGDVGSGKSLVMFGIAYMAGKKRAILMAPTTILATQLFQEAKRLLPSSLRIALITSQSKEQDLEEFDFIIGTHALLYRKLPKACVVMVDEQHRFGTEQRSKLKKLVESKEGSPHFFQFSATPIPRTKAMMESALVDYSFIKELPFKKDITTEVISKGDFKRLLAHIIREIEQDHQVLIVYPIVEESEHYNYKSLEEASSFWMRYFDGVYYTHGKDKEKEEILQEFRDKGKILLATTVIEVGISLPRLTTIVIVGAENMGLATLHQLRGRVSRTGLKGYCFLYTHDKNNKRLQEFSKITNGFAIAELDLKYRKSGDILSGKEQSGKMFQYLNMAEDKAIVERAKALLDQ, encoded by the coding sequence ATGAACGAAAAGCTACGCAAAGCTGGCATAAAAGACATTTTAGAGCTGGCTTTGTTTACTCCTGCATCCTATCACGACTATCGTATAAAAGATTTTATAGATTTCGAAGAACAACTTTTTGAGGTGCAAATCCTAAAAAAACAGAAGTTACAAAAGCTGCAAAAATATCAAGCGTATGCTAAAAATATTCAAAAAGAGATTGCACTCATTTTCTTTCGCACATCTTCGTATCATGATTACACTTTTATAGAGGGTGCTACACTCTATATTAGTGGCAAAATAAAAAAGAGTTTTGGTGAACTACAGTTAATACAGCCACAAAAAATCGCTAACTATAAGGTGGGAAAGATTTTTCCCTCCTATAAAATAAAAATACGAAGTGATATTTTCGAAGAGTTAAAATCTCACTACTTAACAAAAGAGAACCTTCAAAATACTGGACTTCCAGAAGATATATACGAAAGGCTTCTCAAGATTCACTATCCAGATGAGGAGCTTTATCGCGGATTTAAGCGCCATGGTGGATTTTATGGAAAATATCTAGAAGCGCTGAAATTTACTGAAGCTTTTCGCTATATGAAAGGACTCAAAATTAAGCGTATTTATTATCCTTCTGTGTGCAAAATTGAGACCAATTTGGAGCCATTCTATGAGCAACTCCCTTTTACGCCAACAAGCGATCAAAGAAAAGCTTTAGAAGATGCAAAGAGTGATCTAGCTAAAAGTATTGCAGCAAGGCGTGTGATTGTCGGTGATGTTGGCAGTGGTAAATCGCTTGTAATGTTTGGTATAGCCTATATGGCAGGCAAAAAGCGAGCAATTCTTATGGCACCTACAACTATTTTAGCTACGCAACTTTTTCAAGAGGCAAAGAGACTTTTACCATCTTCACTCCGCATTGCCCTTATAACCTCACAATCCAAAGAACAAGATTTAGAGGAGTTTGACTTTATAATTGGTACGCATGCACTGCTGTATCGTAAGCTTCCAAAAGCGTGCGTGGTTATGGTGGATGAGCAGCATAGATTTGGCACAGAGCAGAGGAGTAAACTCAAAAAACTTGTGGAATCAAAAGAGGGAAGTCCCCACTTTTTTCAATTTAGCGCTACACCAATTCCTCGCACCAAAGCGATGATGGAGAGTGCTTTAGTTGATTATAGTTTTATCAAAGAGCTTCCTTTTAAAAAAGATATTACAACCGAAGTGATTAGTAAGGGGGACTTTAAAAGACTTCTTGCTCATATAATAAGGGAGATTGAGCAAGATCATCAAGTACTCATTGTCTACCCAATAGTAGAGGAGAGTGAGCACTATAACTATAAGTCTTTAGAAGAGGCAAGTTCTTTTTGGATGCGCTACTTTGATGGAGTCTACTATACTCACGGTAAAGACAAAGAAAAAGAGGAGATATTGCAAGAGTTTCGCGATAAGGGAAAGATCTTATTAGCAACTACTGTGATAGAGGTAGGAATCTCTTTGCCAAGACTTACTACTATTGTAATAGTGGGAGCAGAAAATATGGGGCTTGCAACGCTTCATCAATTGCGAGGCCGTGTCTCTCGCACAGGCCTTAAGGGATACTGCTTTTTGTATACGCATGATAAAAACAATAAAAGGCTCCAGGAATTTAGCAAAATTACAAACGGCTTTGCAATAGCAGAGCTTGATCTCAAATATAGGAAAAGTGGCGATATATTAAGCGGCAAAGAGCAAAGTGGAAAGATGTTTCAATATCTCAATATGGCTGAGGATAAAGCTATAGTAGAGAGGGCAAAAGCCCTGCTTGATCAATAA
- the hpf gene encoding ribosome hibernation-promoting factor, HPF/YfiA family gives MDYLHVYGKNFELTDPIKAYIKDAADSLLKLGLDITGINATVSADERNGKKGFTFEFDIHVAKKGNVVITQKDKDVYAAIDLALARAKKVLRRYADKIKNHKNISLEEIMAAPMLEEEIQEALNYTDEVVPTPFDVDKPISVEEAVEILKNSNKYFIVFEDKSGKTRVLYKRTDGKFGLY, from the coding sequence ATGGATTATTTGCACGTATATGGGAAAAATTTCGAGCTCACAGACCCTATAAAGGCCTATATTAAAGATGCAGCTGACTCACTGCTCAAACTGGGTCTCGATATCACAGGTATCAATGCTACAGTCTCAGCAGATGAGCGCAATGGGAAAAAAGGTTTTACTTTTGAATTTGATATCCATGTAGCTAAAAAAGGAAATGTAGTCATCACACAAAAAGATAAAGATGTCTATGCTGCAATAGATTTGGCACTTGCTCGAGCAAAAAAGGTTCTTAGACGCTACGCAGATAAGATCAAAAATCATAAAAATATCTCACTTGAAGAGATTATGGCAGCTCCTATGCTTGAAGAGGAGATTCAAGAAGCGCTCAACTATACTGACGAAGTAGTGCCAACACCATTTGATGTAGATAAACCTATAAGTGTAGAAGAGGCAGTTGAAATCCTCAAAAACTCTAACAAATACTTCATCGTCTTTGAAGACAAAAGCGGAAAAACGCGCGTACTTTACAAAAGAACAGACGGAAAATTTGGTCTTTATTGA